One genomic window of uncultured delta proteobacterium includes the following:
- a CDS encoding membrane hypothetical protein (Evidence 5 : No homology to any previously reported sequences) produces the protein MSKNMLVFLVVGFYCLIVMAIGIYSNRVNKNTTEDYFLASRTVGPIVSFFTLTASFYSAYLLMGAVGFFYTHGFAMLMTTTYGACYGLWYWVLGGPIHLIGRKFGHGTPADMIEHYYESKKLGSLVSIMLCAFTVPYLSMQYTAIGMAFQLITDGAISYRVGAIILGGICCAYVFLGGFRSVALTDLFQGMFFMFIAWGLGIYFLFEAGGITELFKGIAAQDQAMLSLPGPKGFYTWGVWLSFIVLYTIMPAIRPDTWQRAYAVKNLGAWKKACFHTAWALPVTYLVTMFTSFGLRINVPGLEGVQTEQALIAYFNMVSPIVGIIILAAAMAAAMSTIDSVLLVSSQYLTEDIIKRYMPNKFSDSQLARIGQIFTVVLTLIALLVTMSPPQFMVMMTALFYGFGCLLWPLLGCIIWPRGTKAGSIACIVVSCVLIVILKLGDFGTYVYGLHFIAWGVVTSGVVYVVVSLMTRPPSDEMVEAYHGYLREKFWSKFTFGRK, from the coding sequence ATGTCTAAAAACATGCTTGTTTTCCTTGTCGTCGGCTTCTACTGCCTCATCGTGATGGCGATCGGGATCTATTCCAACCGCGTGAACAAAAACACGACCGAGGACTATTTTCTCGCCAGCCGCACCGTGGGTCCCATTGTCTCCTTCTTTACCCTGACCGCGAGTTTTTACAGCGCGTACCTTCTGATGGGCGCAGTCGGTTTTTTCTACACCCACGGTTTCGCCATGCTCATGACCACTACCTACGGCGCCTGTTACGGCCTCTGGTACTGGGTGCTGGGCGGCCCGATCCATCTTATCGGCAGGAAATTCGGCCACGGCACCCCGGCGGACATGATAGAGCATTACTATGAAAGCAAGAAGCTGGGGTCGCTCGTTTCCATCATGCTCTGCGCTTTCACGGTCCCGTATCTTTCCATGCAGTACACCGCCATCGGCATGGCTTTCCAGTTGATCACCGACGGCGCGATTTCCTACCGCGTCGGGGCGATCATTCTCGGCGGCATATGCTGCGCGTATGTGTTCCTCGGAGGTTTCCGGAGTGTGGCCTTGACGGACCTTTTCCAAGGCATGTTTTTCATGTTCATCGCCTGGGGGCTCGGCATCTACTTCCTTTTTGAGGCAGGCGGCATCACCGAGCTCTTCAAGGGCATAGCCGCCCAAGATCAGGCCATGCTGAGCCTGCCGGGGCCGAAAGGCTTCTATACCTGGGGTGTCTGGCTCTCGTTTATAGTCTTGTATACCATCATGCCCGCCATCAGGCCGGACACCTGGCAGCGGGCCTATGCGGTCAAGAATCTCGGCGCCTGGAAAAAAGCCTGCTTCCACACGGCTTGGGCGCTGCCTGTCACATACCTCGTCACCATGTTCACCAGTTTCGGCCTGCGCATCAACGTGCCCGGCCTGGAAGGCGTGCAGACGGAACAGGCCCTGATCGCGTACTTCAACATGGTCAGCCCCATCGTCGGCATCATCATCCTCGCTGCGGCCATGGCGGCGGCCATGTCCACGATCGACTCCGTCCTGCTCGTGTCCAGCCAGTATCTGACGGAAGACATCATCAAGCGCTATATGCCGAACAAGTTTTCGGACTCTCAGCTCGCTCGCATCGGGCAAATATTCACGGTGGTTCTCACGCTTATCGCTCTGCTCGTGACAATGAGTCCGCCGCAGTTCATGGTCATGATGACCGCGCTGTTCTATGGTTTCGGCTGCCTGCTCTGGCCGCTCCTGGGCTGCATTATCTGGCCGCGCGGGACAAAAGCGGGCTCCATTGCCTGCATCGTTGTTTCCTGCGTGCTTATAGTTATCCTCAAACTTGGCGACTTCGGCACCTATGTCTACGGTCTTCACTTCATCGCCTGGGGCGTGGTCACGAGCGGCGTGGTTTACGTGGTCGTCAGCCTGATGACCCGGCCGCCTTCCGACGAAATGGTGGAGGCATACCATGGTTATCTCCGGGAAAAATTCTGGAGCAAGTTCACATTCGGCCGTAAGTAA
- a CDS encoding hypothetical protein (Evidence 5 : No homology to any previously reported sequences) has protein sequence MKTDRSLLTPKTVPGKICVFYFCFLWWILVNQPVLQIFNDMVVKDNVWVLGMPVNFLYIYVIAAIATGLTFYALWGWQGDEDDV, from the coding sequence ATGAAAACCGATAGATCGCTTCTCACGCCGAAGACCGTGCCCGGTAAAATTTGTGTCTTCTATTTCTGCTTTCTCTGGTGGATTTTGGTCAATCAACCCGTCCTTCAAATTTTCAACGATATGGTGGTCAAGGACAACGTGTGGGTCCTCGGGATGCCTGTCAACTTCCTCTATATTTATGTGATCGCGGCCATCGCGACAGGCTTGACGTTTTACGCCTTGTGGGGCTGGCAGGGGGATGAAGACGATGTCTAA
- a CDS encoding conserved hypothetical protein (Evidence 4 : Homologs of previously reported genes of unknown function): MFAATSTDKAPAAIGPYSQAIRYGNVLYTSGQIPLNPATGEVSGKTMAEQAEMAIRNLLAVLEANGMGFENIMKTTCFITDMAEFGAFNEVYAKHFVSKPARSCVEVSKLPKGVLCEIEAIAAK; encoded by the coding sequence ATGTTTGCAGCGACCAGCACCGACAAAGCTCCTGCGGCAATTGGACCATACTCGCAAGCCATTCGTTACGGCAATGTCCTCTATACATCCGGGCAGATCCCACTCAATCCGGCCACCGGCGAAGTTTCCGGCAAGACGATGGCCGAGCAGGCTGAAATGGCCATCAGGAACCTGCTGGCCGTTCTTGAAGCAAACGGCATGGGGTTTGAAAACATCATGAAAACGACCTGTTTCATCACCGACATGGCGGAGTTCGGCGCATTCAACGAGGTGTATGCAAAGCACTTCGTCTCCAAGCCCGCGCGCTCCTGCGTGGAGGTATCAAAACTGCCCAAGGGGGTGCTTTGCGAAATAGAAGCCATCGCCGCAAAGTGA
- a CDS encoding conserved hypothetical protein (Evidence 4 : Homologs of previously reported genes of unknown function), translating into MTDFSVIFTETDHKILNSYRQVLDGLADYLGEGYELVLHSLNNLESSVIKIVNGHYTGRKEGSPITDLGLQMLAKTQDEHTDYISYFNKGKHNKNIKCSTITIRGEGGKIIGLLCINFYLDTPFADLLKAYIPPDKQKIVKEENFSSNVEELISLTVGKVRDAVMADETITPANKNKEIVIGLHDRGLFNLKDAVIRVAELLGVSKNTIYMHLRNLKDHQ; encoded by the coding sequence TTGACGGATTTCAGCGTGATCTTTACCGAAACCGACCACAAAATTCTGAACTCATACCGCCAGGTGCTTGACGGCCTTGCCGACTACCTCGGCGAAGGGTACGAGCTTGTCCTCCACAGCCTGAACAATCTCGAGAGCTCGGTCATCAAGATCGTGAACGGGCACTATACCGGCCGCAAGGAAGGCTCGCCCATCACCGACCTGGGCTTGCAGATGCTGGCGAAAACGCAGGACGAACATACTGACTACATTTCCTATTTCAACAAAGGGAAACACAATAAAAACATAAAATGCAGCACGATAACCATACGCGGGGAAGGCGGGAAGATTATCGGCCTGCTCTGCATCAACTTTTACCTGGATACGCCCTTCGCCGACCTCCTGAAGGCCTATATCCCCCCGGACAAGCAAAAGATCGTAAAAGAGGAAAACTTCTCAAGCAACGTTGAGGAGTTGATCTCCCTGACCGTCGGCAAGGTCAGGGACGCGGTCATGGCCGACGAAACCATAACTCCCGCGAACAAAAACAAGGAAATCGTCATCGGGTTACATGACAGGGGGCTGTTCAACCTGAAGGATGCGGTCATCCGTGTCGCGGAACTGCTGGGCGTCTCCAAAAACACGATCTACATGCATCTGCGGAACCTGAAAGACCACCAATGA
- a CDS encoding conserved hypothetical protein (Evidence 4 : Homologs of previously reported genes of unknown function), whose protein sequence is MGLQKDLETLSKNVHGRVSYIVASADGALDLRRGEKDRFPSASIIKLPILWSVFSKAAKGELALTEEMPLRAGDIVDGYGVLKGMHVGIGTTIEDLCFLMTVTSDNVATNMLIDKLGFAAINADIAACGMPDTVLGRKMLDAEARAQGRDNFTTPLDVLTFLKMLRHGGTMPENSRARMLAIMHNQCCNNFIPQYMPEGFRFAHKTGDIQGTVHDAGILYGPSGREYYVIVLCSDLADNLNGVKFLNDFGSVLFAQLKN, encoded by the coding sequence ATGGGTTTGCAGAAAGACCTTGAGACCCTCAGCAAGAACGTCCACGGGCGGGTATCCTATATCGTCGCCTCGGCGGACGGCGCGCTGGACCTGCGGCGCGGGGAAAAGGACCGGTTCCCGTCCGCGAGCATCATTAAACTGCCTATCCTTTGGAGTGTTTTCAGCAAAGCCGCGAAAGGCGAACTGGCCCTGACGGAAGAGATGCCCTTGCGTGCCGGGGATATCGTGGACGGGTATGGCGTGCTCAAGGGAATGCACGTGGGCATCGGGACCACGATCGAGGACCTGTGTTTCCTGATGACGGTCACCAGCGACAACGTCGCGACGAACATGTTGATCGACAAACTCGGCTTTGCCGCCATCAACGCGGACATAGCCGCCTGCGGCATGCCGGATACGGTGCTCGGCAGGAAAATGCTGGATGCCGAGGCACGGGCGCAAGGCCGGGACAATTTCACGACGCCGCTGGACGTGCTGACTTTTTTGAAAATGCTCCGGCACGGCGGCACAATGCCGGAAAATTCGCGCGCCCGCATGCTTGCCATCATGCACAACCAGTGTTGCAATAATTTCATCCCCCAGTATATGCCCGAAGGATTCCGCTTCGCCCACAAGACCGGCGATATCCAGGGAACGGTTCACGATGCGGGTATTTTGTACGGCCCGTCCGGCAGGGAGTATTATGTCATCGTCCTGTGCTCGGACCTCGCGGACAACCTGAACGGGGTAAAATTCCTGAACGATTTCGGCTCGGTTCTCTTCGCGCAGCTGAAAAACTAA
- a CDS encoding putative transcriptional regulator (Evidence 3 : Function proposed based on presence of conserved amino acid motif, structural feature or limited homology): MPVSNEKTKPLRNQPPYTNVEALLLHLKKQFESLSPQFRLGAKYLLDNPREVPVRSMRKIATDAQVRPITLIRLARLLGFEGWQDLRECFVNGFNENATQLSSRARKLLSEPGSDRLLAAMLDAQRKNLMALSRQEAGLLGKAAALINAAPNVHVAGFRSSYPIAFSFYYLYRLFRSSVHLIEGAAGTLELELRPLEPGDSVLMVSYEPYSQEILRVAEIAHDSGCTLIALTDSLVSPIALKADCSLLFSASSPSFFPSTASALALVEILIAHLLAEKGEEAIRAITRTEGQLHETGAYLRKKS; this comes from the coding sequence ATGCCAGTATCCAACGAAAAAACAAAGCCCCTCCGCAATCAGCCCCCCTATACCAATGTCGAGGCGCTGCTTCTCCATCTGAAAAAGCAATTTGAATCCTTGAGCCCGCAATTCAGGCTCGGCGCGAAGTACTTGCTGGATAATCCCCGTGAAGTGCCCGTGCGTTCGATGCGCAAAATAGCCACGGACGCCCAGGTGCGGCCCATCACCCTTATCCGGCTGGCGCGGCTTTTAGGGTTTGAGGGCTGGCAGGATCTGCGCGAATGCTTCGTCAACGGCTTCAACGAGAACGCGACGCAGCTGTCCAGCCGGGCCCGGAAACTGCTCAGCGAGCCGGGATCCGACCGCCTCCTCGCCGCCATGCTCGATGCGCAAAGGAAAAACCTGATGGCGCTGTCGCGGCAGGAAGCGGGACTTCTCGGCAAAGCCGCAGCCCTGATTAACGCGGCCCCGAACGTCCATGTGGCCGGGTTCCGCTCATCGTACCCCATCGCGTTCAGTTTCTACTATCTCTACCGCCTGTTCCGTTCCTCGGTTCATCTGATTGAAGGAGCGGCGGGAACGCTCGAACTTGAACTGCGGCCGTTGGAGCCGGGGGACTCCGTTCTTATGGTCTCATACGAGCCGTATTCCCAGGAAATACTCCGCGTGGCGGAAATCGCGCACGATTCCGGCTGCACGCTCATCGCCCTCACGGACAGCCTGGTTTCCCCAATCGCCCTGAAAGCGGATTGTTCCCTGCTGTTTTCCGCCAGCAGCCCGTCATTTTTCCCTTCCACGGCCAGCGCCCTCGCGCTGGTGGAAATCTTGATCGCGCACCTGCTCGCGGAAAAAGGCGAAGAAGCGATCAGGGCCATTACGCGGACGGAAGGCCAACTCCATGAAACCGGCGCCTATCTGCGTAAAAAATCCTGA
- a CDS encoding hypothetical protein (Evidence 5 : No homology to any previously reported sequences): MRAQGFKLLFQMEKQRLDIGIGGLIAEGLCFFVGYWHRAPYRPVFIAVRLRVKKKVQNLNAMWYKEFAKNFATQGDFGHESP; the protein is encoded by the coding sequence TTGCGGGCTCAAGGATTCAAATTGCTTTTTCAGATGGAGAAGCAGCGCCTCGACATTGGTATAGGGGGGCTGATTGCGGAGGGGCTTTGTTTTTTCGTTGGATACTGGCATAGGGCACCGTATAGACCTGTTTTCATTGCTGTCCGGCTAAGGGTTAAGAAAAAAGTCCAAAATCTCAATGCGATGTGGTATAAAGAGTTTGCGAAAAACTTTGCCACACAAGGAGATTTTGGACATGAGTCACCATAA